The following proteins are co-located in the Anomalospiza imberbis isolate Cuckoo-Finch-1a 21T00152 chromosome 1, ASM3175350v1, whole genome shotgun sequence genome:
- the PSMG2 gene encoding proteasome assembly chaperone 2 isoform X2, with product MTKVGYFYTDCLVPMVGNNPYATAEENSVELSINAEVYSLPSKKLVVLQIRSPFIKNKYRPFCETLLSWVKSSKCARVVLLSSSHAYQRDDEQLLGTPLRYLLTPDLEKAVGGHMKELNWKEMEKVAAYPGINNTDKVLHIPGGGITKLLFTESCSEGIQMAVLLKFCSEGDNIPDAFVLVNYLNEWLQLIKSESNNSTDPSSQWKIPSSWRLLFGNGLPPALF from the exons ATGACTAAAGTTGGTTACTTCTACACCGATTGCCTGGTGCCAATGGTTGGAAATAACCCATATGCAACAGCAGAGGAAAACTCAGTGGAGCTGAGTATAAATGCTGAAG TGTACTCCTTACCTTCAAAGAAACTTGTCGTTCTGCAAATCAGATCACCTTTTATAAAG AACAAGTATAGGCCATTCTGTGAAACCCTGCTTTCTTGGGTGAAGAGCAGCAAATGTGCCAGGGTTGTCCTTCTGTCCAGCAGCCATGCGTACCAGCGTGATGATGAGCAGCTTTTGGG GACACCACTGCGCTACCTGCTCACACCTGATCTGGAGAAAGCAGTTGGAGGCCACATGAAGGAGCTAAActggaaagaaatggaaaaagtagCAGCTTATCCTGGCATAAATAATACAGACAAAGTTCTGCATATACCTGGAGGTGGAATCACAAAACTATTGTTTACTGAGAG CTGTTCAGAGGGAATCCAAATGGCAGTTCTTCTGAAATTTTGCTCAGAAGGAGACAACATCCCTGATGCATTTGTTCTTGTTAACTATCTTAATGAATGGCTGCAGCTAATTAAAAGTGAA AGCAACAATTCCACAGATCCTTCTTCACAGTGGAAGATACCGAGTTCTTGGCGCCTGCTTTTTGGCAACGGTCTCCCACCTGCCCTCTTCTGA
- the CEP76 gene encoding centrosomal protein of 76 kDa isoform X2 codes for MSLPPEKASELKQIIHQQLLKMDVHGRIREVLAETIREELAPEHQQVSTEDLIRALRQRGIIDDVMKEIKFVTDVNETERTSAPKPSTHFVDRDPLVLKKTNIDPTRRYLYLQVLGGKAFLEHLQEPEPLPGQICSTFTLCLHFRNQRFRSKPVPCACEPDFQDGFLLEIHKDSLGDGSKMVDATTMLSICDPVHMVLIKTDTSGETTLVASYFLEWRSVLAAENGITNVAVELLGVGTESKVSVGVLSIRLEMYPQLNKTLSSEITSTQFTLERQKTAEKERLFLVYAKQWWREYLQIRPTHNARLVKIFAQGDCEDHANLLCSLLLGFGLEAFVCVGTKAKGVPHTWVMTCGSDGTITFWESLTGHRYIHRPINPDDPPLAEQPKPLYPYRTIGCIFNHEKFLGNCQPSDAVEVCMFDLHDESKWKPMSGEAIKSVCAPGATSSVPPSPPLCASTIDAAVASNEIEVQLRILVSEHRKDLGLSTVWDDQLSYLLSPALAAYELERTTGLSAGNEEFQDAVRRAVPDGHTFKGFPIHFVHRNARRAFATCLRSPFCEEIICCRGDQVRLAVRVRVFAYPESACAVWIMFACKYRSVL; via the exons ATGTCGCTGCCGCCGGAGAAAGCCTCGGAGCTGAAGCAGATCAtccaccagcagctgctcaaG ATGGATGTCCATGGGAGGATACGAGAAGTTCTTGCTGAGACTATACGAGAAGAGCTGGCACCTGAGCATCAGCAGGTGTCCACAGAAGATCTGATAAGAGCCCTAAGACAGCGGGGAATCATTGATGATGTTatgaaggaaattaaatttgtaACT GATGTGAATGAAACAGAGAGGACTTCGGCTCCAAAACCATCAACACATTTTGTTGACAGAGACCCACTAGTTTTGAAAAAAA CTAACATTGACCCAACACGGAGGTATCTTTACCTTCAGGTTTTGGGTGGAAAAGCTTTTCTGGAACATCTTCAGGAACCAGAGCCTCTGCCTGGCCAGATCTGTTCTACCTTCACTCTGTGTTTACATTTTCGAAACCAGCGCTTCCGTTCCAAACCTGTACCCTGTGCCTGTGAGCCAGATTTTCAGGATGGTTTTCTACTTGAAATACACAAGGATAGCCTAG GTGATGGAAGCAAGATGGTGGATGCAACCACTATGTTATCTATATGTGACCCAGTGCATATGGTTCTGATCAAAACCGACACATCCGGTGAGACCACACTGGTAGCATCCTATTTCTTGGAGTGGAGGTCTGTCTTGGCTGCAGAGAACGGCATAACAAATGTTGCTGTGGAACTCCTGGGTGTAG gtaCAGAATCAAAGGTTTCTGTTGGTGTTTTAAGCATTAGACTGGAAATGTATCCCCAGCTTAATAAGACACTTTCTTCAGAAATAACTAGTACTCAA TTCACTTTGGAACgtcagaaaacagcagaaaaagaacGTTTATTTCTTGTGTATGCTAAGCAGTGGTGGAGAGAATACCTGCAGATCAGGCCTACCCACAATGCAAGGCTGGTAAAGATCTTTGCACAG GGTGACTGTGAAGACCATGCTAATCTTCTGTGCAGTCTACTTCTTGGGTTTGGATTGGAAGCCTTTGTGTGTGTTGGAACAAAAGCAAAAGGAGTCCCTCATACTTGGGTAATGACTTGTGGATCTGATGGAACAATTACTTTTTGGGAGAGCTTAACAGGACATAG GTATATCCACAGACCTATCAACCCTGATGACCCTCCCCTAGCTGAACAACCCAAGCCTCTGTATCCATATCGCACAATAGGTTGTATCTTCAACCATGAAAAGTTCCTTGGAAATTGTCAGCCCTCTGATGCTGTGGAGGTGTGTATGTTTGACCTGCATGATGAATCCAAATGGAAACCCATGAGTGGAGAAGCAATAAAATCTGTATGTGCTCCTGGAGCAACGTCTTCagttcccccttctcctcctctgtgTGCTTCTACAATAGATGCTGCTGTAGCAAGCAACGAGATAGAAGTGCAGCTGAGGATACTGGTCTCTGAACACAGAAAG GATCTTGGCCTTTCGACTGTTTGGGATGACCAGCTCTCCTATCTGTTGTCACCAGCATTAGCAGCCTATGAGCTCGAACGCACAACAGGTCTTTCTGCAGGAAATGAAGAGTTTCAGGATGCTGTAAGGAGAGCAGTACCCGATGGTCACACCTTCAAAGGGTTTCCCATCCATTTTGTGCACAGAAATGCCAGGAGAGCATTTGCCACGTGTCTTCG GTCTCCTTTTTGTGAAGAAATAATCTGTTGTAGGGGAGACCAAGTGCGACTTGCAGTTCGTGTACGAGTGTTTGCATACCCTGAATCTGCGTGTGCTGTTTGGATCATGTTTGCTTGTAAATACCGCTCTGTCCTTTGA
- the CEP76 gene encoding centrosomal protein of 76 kDa isoform X1, with the protein MSLPPEKASELKQIIHQQLLKMDVHGRIREVLAETIREELAPEHQQVSTEDLIRALRQRGIIDDVMKEIKFVTDVNETERTSAPKPSTHFVDRDPLVLKKTNIDPTRRYLYLQVLGGKAFLEHLQEPEPLPGQICSTFTLCLHFRNQRFRSKPVPCACEPDFQDGFLLEIHKDSLGDGSKMVDATTMLSICDPVHMVLIKTDTSGETTLVASYFLEWRSVLAAENGITNVAVELLGVGTESKVSVGVLSIRLEMYPQLNKTLSSEITSTQFTLERQKTAEKERLFLVYAKQWWREYLQIRPTHNARLVKIFAQDENGVNRPVCSYVRPLRAGRLLDTARQAARFVSVLGYERAPVIGGGGGKQEQWCTLLAFLSRSKGDCEDHANLLCSLLLGFGLEAFVCVGTKAKGVPHTWVMTCGSDGTITFWESLTGHRYIHRPINPDDPPLAEQPKPLYPYRTIGCIFNHEKFLGNCQPSDAVEVCMFDLHDESKWKPMSGEAIKSVCAPGATSSVPPSPPLCASTIDAAVASNEIEVQLRILVSEHRKDLGLSTVWDDQLSYLLSPALAAYELERTTGLSAGNEEFQDAVRRAVPDGHTFKGFPIHFVHRNARRAFATCLRSPFCEEIICCRGDQVRLAVRVRVFAYPESACAVWIMFACKYRSVL; encoded by the exons ATGTCGCTGCCGCCGGAGAAAGCCTCGGAGCTGAAGCAGATCAtccaccagcagctgctcaaG ATGGATGTCCATGGGAGGATACGAGAAGTTCTTGCTGAGACTATACGAGAAGAGCTGGCACCTGAGCATCAGCAGGTGTCCACAGAAGATCTGATAAGAGCCCTAAGACAGCGGGGAATCATTGATGATGTTatgaaggaaattaaatttgtaACT GATGTGAATGAAACAGAGAGGACTTCGGCTCCAAAACCATCAACACATTTTGTTGACAGAGACCCACTAGTTTTGAAAAAAA CTAACATTGACCCAACACGGAGGTATCTTTACCTTCAGGTTTTGGGTGGAAAAGCTTTTCTGGAACATCTTCAGGAACCAGAGCCTCTGCCTGGCCAGATCTGTTCTACCTTCACTCTGTGTTTACATTTTCGAAACCAGCGCTTCCGTTCCAAACCTGTACCCTGTGCCTGTGAGCCAGATTTTCAGGATGGTTTTCTACTTGAAATACACAAGGATAGCCTAG GTGATGGAAGCAAGATGGTGGATGCAACCACTATGTTATCTATATGTGACCCAGTGCATATGGTTCTGATCAAAACCGACACATCCGGTGAGACCACACTGGTAGCATCCTATTTCTTGGAGTGGAGGTCTGTCTTGGCTGCAGAGAACGGCATAACAAATGTTGCTGTGGAACTCCTGGGTGTAG gtaCAGAATCAAAGGTTTCTGTTGGTGTTTTAAGCATTAGACTGGAAATGTATCCCCAGCTTAATAAGACACTTTCTTCAGAAATAACTAGTACTCAA TTCACTTTGGAACgtcagaaaacagcagaaaaagaacGTTTATTTCTTGTGTATGCTAAGCAGTGGTGGAGAGAATACCTGCAGATCAGGCCTACCCACAATGCAAGGCTGGTAAAGATCTTTGCACAG GATGAAAACGGGGTGAACCGGCCGGTGTGTTCCTACGTGAGACCTCTGCGTGCCGGGCGGCTGCTGGACACGGCCAGGCAGGCAGCGCGCTTCGTCAGCGTCCTGGGCTACGAGAGAGCCCCGGTCatcggcggcggcggcggcaagCAGGAGCAGTGGTGCACCCTCCTCGCCTTCTTGAGCAGGAGCAAG GGTGACTGTGAAGACCATGCTAATCTTCTGTGCAGTCTACTTCTTGGGTTTGGATTGGAAGCCTTTGTGTGTGTTGGAACAAAAGCAAAAGGAGTCCCTCATACTTGGGTAATGACTTGTGGATCTGATGGAACAATTACTTTTTGGGAGAGCTTAACAGGACATAG GTATATCCACAGACCTATCAACCCTGATGACCCTCCCCTAGCTGAACAACCCAAGCCTCTGTATCCATATCGCACAATAGGTTGTATCTTCAACCATGAAAAGTTCCTTGGAAATTGTCAGCCCTCTGATGCTGTGGAGGTGTGTATGTTTGACCTGCATGATGAATCCAAATGGAAACCCATGAGTGGAGAAGCAATAAAATCTGTATGTGCTCCTGGAGCAACGTCTTCagttcccccttctcctcctctgtgTGCTTCTACAATAGATGCTGCTGTAGCAAGCAACGAGATAGAAGTGCAGCTGAGGATACTGGTCTCTGAACACAGAAAG GATCTTGGCCTTTCGACTGTTTGGGATGACCAGCTCTCCTATCTGTTGTCACCAGCATTAGCAGCCTATGAGCTCGAACGCACAACAGGTCTTTCTGCAGGAAATGAAGAGTTTCAGGATGCTGTAAGGAGAGCAGTACCCGATGGTCACACCTTCAAAGGGTTTCCCATCCATTTTGTGCACAGAAATGCCAGGAGAGCATTTGCCACGTGTCTTCG GTCTCCTTTTTGTGAAGAAATAATCTGTTGTAGGGGAGACCAAGTGCGACTTGCAGTTCGTGTACGAGTGTTTGCATACCCTGAATCTGCGTGTGCTGTTTGGATCATGTTTGCTTGTAAATACCGCTCTGTCCTTTGA
- the CEP76 gene encoding centrosomal protein of 76 kDa isoform X3, whose protein sequence is MDVHGRIREVLAETIREELAPEHQQVSTEDLIRALRQRGIIDDVMKEIKFVTDVNETERTSAPKPSTHFVDRDPLVLKKTNIDPTRRYLYLQVLGGKAFLEHLQEPEPLPGQICSTFTLCLHFRNQRFRSKPVPCACEPDFQDGFLLEIHKDSLGDGSKMVDATTMLSICDPVHMVLIKTDTSGETTLVASYFLEWRSVLAAENGITNVAVELLGVGTESKVSVGVLSIRLEMYPQLNKTLSSEITSTQFTLERQKTAEKERLFLVYAKQWWREYLQIRPTHNARLVKIFAQDENGVNRPVCSYVRPLRAGRLLDTARQAARFVSVLGYERAPVIGGGGGKQEQWCTLLAFLSRSKGDCEDHANLLCSLLLGFGLEAFVCVGTKAKGVPHTWVMTCGSDGTITFWESLTGHRYIHRPINPDDPPLAEQPKPLYPYRTIGCIFNHEKFLGNCQPSDAVEVCMFDLHDESKWKPMSGEAIKSVCAPGATSSVPPSPPLCASTIDAAVASNEIEVQLRILVSEHRKDLGLSTVWDDQLSYLLSPALAAYELERTTGLSAGNEEFQDAVRRAVPDGHTFKGFPIHFVHRNARRAFATCLRSPFCEEIICCRGDQVRLAVRVRVFAYPESACAVWIMFACKYRSVL, encoded by the exons ATGGATGTCCATGGGAGGATACGAGAAGTTCTTGCTGAGACTATACGAGAAGAGCTGGCACCTGAGCATCAGCAGGTGTCCACAGAAGATCTGATAAGAGCCCTAAGACAGCGGGGAATCATTGATGATGTTatgaaggaaattaaatttgtaACT GATGTGAATGAAACAGAGAGGACTTCGGCTCCAAAACCATCAACACATTTTGTTGACAGAGACCCACTAGTTTTGAAAAAAA CTAACATTGACCCAACACGGAGGTATCTTTACCTTCAGGTTTTGGGTGGAAAAGCTTTTCTGGAACATCTTCAGGAACCAGAGCCTCTGCCTGGCCAGATCTGTTCTACCTTCACTCTGTGTTTACATTTTCGAAACCAGCGCTTCCGTTCCAAACCTGTACCCTGTGCCTGTGAGCCAGATTTTCAGGATGGTTTTCTACTTGAAATACACAAGGATAGCCTAG GTGATGGAAGCAAGATGGTGGATGCAACCACTATGTTATCTATATGTGACCCAGTGCATATGGTTCTGATCAAAACCGACACATCCGGTGAGACCACACTGGTAGCATCCTATTTCTTGGAGTGGAGGTCTGTCTTGGCTGCAGAGAACGGCATAACAAATGTTGCTGTGGAACTCCTGGGTGTAG gtaCAGAATCAAAGGTTTCTGTTGGTGTTTTAAGCATTAGACTGGAAATGTATCCCCAGCTTAATAAGACACTTTCTTCAGAAATAACTAGTACTCAA TTCACTTTGGAACgtcagaaaacagcagaaaaagaacGTTTATTTCTTGTGTATGCTAAGCAGTGGTGGAGAGAATACCTGCAGATCAGGCCTACCCACAATGCAAGGCTGGTAAAGATCTTTGCACAG GATGAAAACGGGGTGAACCGGCCGGTGTGTTCCTACGTGAGACCTCTGCGTGCCGGGCGGCTGCTGGACACGGCCAGGCAGGCAGCGCGCTTCGTCAGCGTCCTGGGCTACGAGAGAGCCCCGGTCatcggcggcggcggcggcaagCAGGAGCAGTGGTGCACCCTCCTCGCCTTCTTGAGCAGGAGCAAG GGTGACTGTGAAGACCATGCTAATCTTCTGTGCAGTCTACTTCTTGGGTTTGGATTGGAAGCCTTTGTGTGTGTTGGAACAAAAGCAAAAGGAGTCCCTCATACTTGGGTAATGACTTGTGGATCTGATGGAACAATTACTTTTTGGGAGAGCTTAACAGGACATAG GTATATCCACAGACCTATCAACCCTGATGACCCTCCCCTAGCTGAACAACCCAAGCCTCTGTATCCATATCGCACAATAGGTTGTATCTTCAACCATGAAAAGTTCCTTGGAAATTGTCAGCCCTCTGATGCTGTGGAGGTGTGTATGTTTGACCTGCATGATGAATCCAAATGGAAACCCATGAGTGGAGAAGCAATAAAATCTGTATGTGCTCCTGGAGCAACGTCTTCagttcccccttctcctcctctgtgTGCTTCTACAATAGATGCTGCTGTAGCAAGCAACGAGATAGAAGTGCAGCTGAGGATACTGGTCTCTGAACACAGAAAG GATCTTGGCCTTTCGACTGTTTGGGATGACCAGCTCTCCTATCTGTTGTCACCAGCATTAGCAGCCTATGAGCTCGAACGCACAACAGGTCTTTCTGCAGGAAATGAAGAGTTTCAGGATGCTGTAAGGAGAGCAGTACCCGATGGTCACACCTTCAAAGGGTTTCCCATCCATTTTGTGCACAGAAATGCCAGGAGAGCATTTGCCACGTGTCTTCG GTCTCCTTTTTGTGAAGAAATAATCTGTTGTAGGGGAGACCAAGTGCGACTTGCAGTTCGTGTACGAGTGTTTGCATACCCTGAATCTGCGTGTGCTGTTTGGATCATGTTTGCTTGTAAATACCGCTCTGTCCTTTGA
- the PSMG2 gene encoding proteasome assembly chaperone 2 isoform X1 yields MFIPCDRGGGSAAPDFKGFTLLMPAVSVGNVGQLAIDLVISTLDMTKVGYFYTDCLVPMVGNNPYATAEENSVELSINAEVYSLPSKKLVVLQIRSPFIKNKYRPFCETLLSWVKSSKCARVVLLSSSHAYQRDDEQLLGTPLRYLLTPDLEKAVGGHMKELNWKEMEKVAAYPGINNTDKVLHIPGGGITKLLFTESCSEGIQMAVLLKFCSEGDNIPDAFVLVNYLNEWLQLIKSESNNSTDPSSQWKIPSSWRLLFGNGLPPALF; encoded by the exons ATGTTCATTCCGTGCGACCGCGGCGGGGGCTCCGCCGCCCCCGACTTTAAAGGCTTCACGCTGCTCATG CCAGCAGTGTCCGTGGGGAATGTCGGTCAGTTGGCAATAGATCTGGTGATTTCCACACTTGACATGACTAAAGTTGGTTACTTCTACACCGATTGCCTGGTGCCAATGGTTGGAAATAACCCATATGCAACAGCAGAGGAAAACTCAGTGGAGCTGAGTATAAATGCTGAAG TGTACTCCTTACCTTCAAAGAAACTTGTCGTTCTGCAAATCAGATCACCTTTTATAAAG AACAAGTATAGGCCATTCTGTGAAACCCTGCTTTCTTGGGTGAAGAGCAGCAAATGTGCCAGGGTTGTCCTTCTGTCCAGCAGCCATGCGTACCAGCGTGATGATGAGCAGCTTTTGGG GACACCACTGCGCTACCTGCTCACACCTGATCTGGAGAAAGCAGTTGGAGGCCACATGAAGGAGCTAAActggaaagaaatggaaaaagtagCAGCTTATCCTGGCATAAATAATACAGACAAAGTTCTGCATATACCTGGAGGTGGAATCACAAAACTATTGTTTACTGAGAG CTGTTCAGAGGGAATCCAAATGGCAGTTCTTCTGAAATTTTGCTCAGAAGGAGACAACATCCCTGATGCATTTGTTCTTGTTAACTATCTTAATGAATGGCTGCAGCTAATTAAAAGTGAA AGCAACAATTCCACAGATCCTTCTTCACAGTGGAAGATACCGAGTTCTTGGCGCCTGCTTTTTGGCAACGGTCTCCCACCTGCCCTCTTCTGA